From the Pecten maximus unplaced genomic scaffold, xPecMax1.1, whole genome shotgun sequence genome, the window aaaagaataaaaatcaCGAAACTGAATAGAGAGCCAATACATAGTAAAAAATCTCCACTTGGCTTCCGACTGTTCACAGACAAATTTTTGACAGTGCCTCAGCCGAATAGCTTGTAGTTTTGTCTTCATTCAGTTAGTACCGGAACCACGGGAGATGCGTGCGCAGCTTCATTATTCATAGCGTGCTTTCTACTTCAGAAAATTCAGTGCGAACTCTGTTTCACTGAAAATTTCTTCGTTTTTTATCACATTTATAACGATTGTATAGTTATAAAAAGTGATTATTTTGATTGTGTAGTATACGATAAACAATTTGACTTAAAAATTGTCGGGAGCGTACCCATAGAGGCGCAGTTATTCCCGAGACTTTGCCCGAGGGGCTGGTCATCCTTTGTCCACTTGGCGGGTCgtatggccgccatcttggggACTCAAAGGATTTTGAAAGAGTTTGATTTTGTTGGGGAAATTCTCGGCAACATGGAGCCCCTGCCTTCTATTAAAGGATCTAGAAAATCCGAGAAACATTCAAAGGCAAAATCTGTGACTGGTAACTCAAATACTGTCAAAAGTATCCCTTCAAAACCGTGTCAGGAAAACGACCTCGACCTGTCAAAGGCCATGGAGGTCGAAACACAGTCAAGTGAAGGCCTAGGTCACACTCCGAGGAGTGAAAGTCGGCCCGCACTGGAGACAAATCCTGTACAGAACAAAGACTCCAATGATTTGTCAAATACCATGGCAGCATTGATGGGTAATATGCAAAGTCTCATGGAACAACAAATGCGTATGTTCCAGATGATACCCATGGATAATGGCGGTCACACCCGCGACTATTCCGACAGTGATGAGGAGTCAGAAATGGACGTCTGTGATAAAATTGACGAAATTTTACAGGACGATGCTCGGTCTATGCCAACATCGGTAGCTGGTGAGAGCTCTGGGACTAAAGCTAGTTCGTCAAACGACGATCTCCCACAGTATCTTACGGAAACGGCGAAAGAAATTACTGCCGAGGAACCGACTGGTCCggacataaaaaatgaaaaattggcGGCCTTAATCACAGACATGATCAGTAAACGTATGTCTGAGGACAAAATCAAGGCAAAGATGGCCGATTATCCTCGCCCAgctaatataaaaatgttagtGGCGCCCAGATGTAACAGCACAATATACAGAAGCTTAAATCAACATATTAAGCAGCGTGACGTCACATTTCAACAAACGCAGAAGCGACTTGTGTCGGGGTTAACTCCCCTTGCCCGAGCTCTCGAACTTTTGACAGAAATaaggaaaaaagaaaacacCTCACGTGCCGACATCGATGAGCTGCTTAAGCTGACTATGGATGGATTTCTTCTTGTGGGAAATGCATCACAGATGTTTAGTCAACGGCGTCGTGAATTGATCAAGCCTGATCTTAACAAACACTTCGCAAATCTGTGCTCCGTGAGTAACCCTGTTACAACAGAGCTGCTCGGGGACGAACTTTCACAGGCTGTCAGAGACATAAGCGAAACGAACAAACTTTCACATAGCGTGTCCAAATACGCTTATGGTAACGTCAAGGGTGCTTCCCGATATAACAACAAAGGGAAGGCTGGCTGGAGGCCTTACAACAACAAACCCTATGACAGGCCGCACTACAATCATGGCGGACCAGGTGGTGGTAACTACCGTCAACAAAATCATGGCCATGGGGGCCCACCAAACTATCACAAGAAGTCAAAAAACTTCAAGAAGGGACAGGAGCGAAAATAGCTTTGCCCGACATTACTCCTGCCCTTACCGAGGTAAGTGCTGATAAAGATTGGCAATATTTTTTAACATGCACTCTTCCACAACTGCCAAGACAAGTGGAAAACTTTGTAGCAGGTAACATTAAGAGCAAAATTCAATTTTGGAAAACTCTTACATCTGATTTTGTACTGCTGGAAGCTATCAATGGTGTAAAGATTGAATTTTTTTGATGAACCCTGTAACAGTCTGTCATATGGCAATGTTCAATACAAATTCAGTGAAAAAGAAAAACTGATAATCTCTCAAGAAATTGAAAAACTACTAAAAAACCAAGTTTTGGTGGAGGTAAAAACCTCTAGAGATCAAGTtctttcaaacatttttatacGTCCCAAGAAGGATGGTTCATTTAGAATGATTTTAAATCTGAAAGAAGTCAACGAATCTGTTATTTATCGCCATTTTAAAATGGATACTTTGAAGACTGCCATAAATTTAATATCGCCAGGCTGTTACATGGCATCAATAGATTGGAAAGATGCATATTATTCAGTCCCAATACATCATAAACATCAAAAATATCTGAGATTCATGTTTGAGGGGAAAGTGTATCAATATACTGCAATGCCTAATGGCCTTGCCTCAGCCCCACGTATGTTTACTAAAATCACAAAACCATTTTGTTCAAAGTTAAGGAAACTAGGTCACACTAATACATCATATATTGATGATTCCCTGTTAGT encodes:
- the LOC117319339 gene encoding uncharacterized protein LOC117319339, with amino-acid sequence MEQQMRMFQMIPMDNGGHTRDYSDSDEESEMDVCDKIDEILQDDARSMPTSVAGESSGTKASSSNDDLPQYLTETAKEITAEEPTGPDIKNEKLAALITDMISKRMSEDKIKAKMADYPRPANIKMLVAPRCNSTIYRSLNQHIKQRDVTFQQTQKRLVSGLTPLARALELLTEIRKKENTSRADIDELLKLTMDGFLLVGNASQMFSQRRRELIKPDLNKHFANLCSVSNPVTTELLGDELSQAVRDISETNKLSHSVSKYAYGNVKGASRYNNKGKAGWRPYNNKPYDRPHYNHGGPGGGNYRQQNHGHGGPPNYHKKSKNFKKGQERK